The following proteins are co-located in the Procambarus clarkii isolate CNS0578487 chromosome 16, FALCON_Pclarkii_2.0, whole genome shotgun sequence genome:
- the LOC138365347 gene encoding uncharacterized protein produces MARVVAVDVTARVVAVDVTALVVAVDVMARVVAADVMARVVAVDVMARVVAVDVMARVVAVDVRARVVAVDVTARVVAVDVTARVVAVDVTALVVVVDVTALVVVVDVTARVVAVDVTALVVAVDVTARVVAVDVTARVVAVDVTALVVAVDVTALVVAVDVTARVVAVDVTALVVAVDVTARVLAVDVTALVVAVDVTARVVVVVDVTALVVAVDVTALVVAVDVTARVVAVDVTALVVAVDVTARVLAVDVTALVVAVDVTARVVVVDVTALVVAADVTARVAAADVTARVVAADVMARVVAADVTARVVAADVMARVVAADVMARVVAADVMALVVAAEVTTLVVVVDVMARVVVVDVMALVVVVDVTALVVAADVTALVVPADVMARVVVVDVTALVVVVDVTALVVAADTTIVLSVFRLGLSEMEPRQTSWFLEHITGNTADVESPDCFKRRLDMCG; encoded by the exons ATGGCGCGAGTGGTGGCGGTTGATGTCACGGCGCGAGTGGTGGCGgttgatgtcacggcgctagtggTGGCGGTTGATGTCATGGCGCGAGTGGTGGCGGCTGATGTCATGGCGCGAGTGGTGGCGGTTGATGTCATGGCGCGAGTGGTGGCGGTTGATGTCATGGCGCGAGTGGTGGCGGTTGATGTCAGGGCGCGAGTGGTGGCGGTTGATGTCACGGCGCGAGTGGTGGCGGTTGATGTCACGGCGCGAGTGGTGGCGgttgatgtcacggcgctagtggtggtggttgatgtcacggcgctagtggtggtggttgatgtcacGGCGCGAGTGGTGGCGgttgatgtcacggcgctagtggTGGCGGTTGATGTCACGGCGCGAGTGGTGGCGGTTGATGTCACGGCGCGAGTGGTGGCGgttgatgtcacggcgctagtggTGGCGgttgatgtcacggcgctagtggTGGCGGTTGATGTCACGGCGCGAGTGGTGGCGgttgatgtcacggcgctagtggTGGCGGTTGATGTCACGGCGCGAGTGTTGGCGgttgatgtcacggcgctagtggTGGCGGTTGATGTCACGgcgcgagtggtggtggtggttgatgtcacggcgctagtggTGGCGgttgatgtcacggcgctagtggTGGCGGTTGATGTCACGGCGCGAGTGGTGGCGgttgatgtcacggcgctagtggTGGCGGTTGATGTCACGGCGCGAGTGTTGGCGgttgatgtcacggcgctagtggTGGCGGTTGATGTCACGGcgcgagtggtggtggttgatgtcacggcgctagtggTGGCGGCTGATGTCACGGCGCGAGTGGCGGCGGCTGATGTCACGGCGCGAGTGGTGGCAGCTGATGTCATGGCGCGAGTGGTGGCGGCTGATGTCACGGCGCGAGTGGTGGCAGCTGATGTCATGGCGCGAGTGGTGGCGGCTGATGTCATGGCGCGAGTGGTGGCGGCTGATGTCATGGCGCTAGTGGTGGCGGCTGAGGTCACgacgctagtggtggtggttgatgtcatggcgcgagtggtggtggttgatgtcatggcgctagtggtggtggttgatgtcacggcgctagtggTGGCGGCTGATGTTACGGCGCTAGTGGTGCCGGCTGATGTCATGGcgcgagtggtggtggttgatgtcacggcgctagtggtggtggttgatgtcacggcgctagtggtggcggctgat ACCACTATAGTCTTGAGTGTCTTCAGACTGGGCCTCAGTGAGATGGAGCCTCGACAAACTTCTTGGTTTCTGGAACACATCACCGGCAACACAGCAGACGTGGAATCaccggattgtttcaagcgcaggttagacatgtGTGGATGA